The genomic region aatgaaattaaataaaattatattattgtcctttaatttatactaatcttaataaaagaagaatgatatttttattcgaATCAGATGGTGTTTCGTACTAATATACAcctttaattttcaatatatatatatatataatgtattattttagtgatttatttatgaaaatgtctcactttagtaaatCAGTTTAAAGTTAATGTTTATAATGATTTGCAGTATTTGTTTTTTAGatgatttaatttttgtgtaattattaattaattaattagtttgggAGTACCTTTATGAATATTTATTGTAGATGTAGATTGTGACTACATGATTTATTATGTGCTTATGTGCTTGAATCGTTTTGATGTCTTTTTGTAATCAAAGTAAATCGGAGTTAATTCAATTATGAAATATTAGTATATGTTACAATGTTACACACTATTACAtattcactaaaaaaatatggtatgcacatttatattatataattaaattcataagtaACAAAGTGTGAACTACAACAGAAAATTATGAATAACATATAGGCTAATTCTTGTCATTTTTAAAGAACCAATTAGTTACATGTATAACCACCAACTAAATTGTGCGGGAGCACAAGTATCTTGCTAGTTAAACCTAAATGAACTTTACAATATTTATGTCaatctctaaaaaaaatgcatataatGCCAAATTACATAATCCGAGTCACAACATAAATCAACAATTAAAAGAATGTTACATTAATTAGCACCTTGTAACAACGTCCATCTTAAACACACCAATAGGGTCACAAAACCAAATCATTCATTCTCGATTTTCTAATCTCACTTCCCATATATTCCAATGAaatagattataaaaaaaaaaaaaaaaccccattagtaaaattgtttatatttttatttttaccttcCTAGCACATGCTTGAGTTAGCAAAAAGGTTGTGACTTAATTATGTCATAAGGGTCATGCAAAGCTAGTTGAGAATTGTATCATTTTGATTCAGCAATCTCAAGTGGTTGTACACCCGGGGCTTAGTTAGGGTTTCTAATGATAACTCATCTCCTTACTGGAAAGCTCACTGCTGTCGTTAAATTCTTGGCTTGACATTATTGCCTGTCTGAACTTTATCATATCAGCATTATATTGCATTGTATCATATTCTGAGCTCCCATATGAAGAAGGGTAAGCACTGCTATTCCCATTCCCACTCCCTTTAAGCTTCATTCCATCTTTCAAGTCTTCCAATGAGGCTTCTCCTTCCAGTGCTCTTACAATCTGCCCACAATTAAGTCATACATTATATGAATATAAATTCATATCTCCATATAACTCAATTTTCAAAATGTGGAATTATGCATGCATGTCCAACAAAACAGTGATTTCTCTAAAAGTGCTTGTCATTGAACtcccaaatatataaaatgccAAACATATATATCACCAAGGTGATGGCTTTACTTTGTCATATTCTACATATTTAGTCATATATGGTAAGCATAAGGCAACTCAAACCTTTGCTTTAAGCccgttaaaaaaaatagaattagtatttttgtagtttttattattacttgatCTAGTGTAATGATAACTaataagttgtatttttttcttgataaatGATGTTCAAATCCTCTTAAagtattagtatttttatagtttttattattacttgatCTAGTGTAATGATGATTaataagttgtatttttttcttgaaaaatgagGTTCAAATCCTcataaaggattttttttttttttacttctattaGTTTTAAAAAGGCGAGGCCTCAGAATTTGTTTTAGGTTTTAAAATATGTTGGATCACTTAATGTCGTGCATATTTGATTTGCAGTTAaaagttgaaacttgaaattattgCATGAAATGCACATGTCAAAATAAATccaccaaataaaaataaaactaagaaTCTTTATGCTTTGGTAAATATATCTTTATGCTTTGGTTAACATGATCTCTTCTTCGCACATGCATcgcatgtatatatatacctgACTCATTTTTGAACGTTTCTTGGCAGAATGACGAATGCTTGCAGCAGCGCAGGCTGCCATTCTTGTCATTTCTTGGGGATTgtatttgccttccaaaaatGGATCCACTAACTCTCTAAAGTTGCCATCCTCCAACCCTTTATTCAGGAGTGGTCGAGCCTGCACGTAACACagtttcataataattttagattgaaaaaaatagttgtaAGACAATGACCGAACTTTAAAACCAAAATAGATACTTAGGGTAACTACTACACTTTAAACCTCTATATTTGAAATCATTCCAATgagaggagagaaaaaaaatagaaatgtatattttttttgttttcttggttgTGTTAACTGTTGTTAATAGAaatgtatataatataatactaaCCCAATCCACTAAACTTTCATCCATGGCATTTGTCAAATCCACAGGTCGTTTCCCGGTTATGAGTTCCAATAGCATGACCCCAAATGAGAAAACGTCAGATTTCTCTGTCAATTTTCCACTTGATGCGTATTCTGGGGCGAGATACCTGTTTTAACATGcaaaattaaactattaattCCCATTTTTATCAATTTCTTTATAGTTTCTACGTAGGTATTAAACCATGGGGTGGCGAAATTACCCGAATGTTCCCATGACACGAGTAGAGACATGTGTATTAGTATCATTGGTCAACTTAGCCAATCCAAAATCAGAGACCTGGTTAAGATGAACCATTGGCATAATCAATGAGCTTCCTCAACAAAACATTGGTAATATGTGTGatatattttatagttaaagtaaatatatagactttatgaaaaaaatgtcgATATGTGAAACCTTTGCTTCGAAGCTTTGATCAAGAAGGACATTAGAAGCTTTAATATCACGGTGGATAATGCGAGGGCTACCTGAGTTCATTTGTAAATAAAGCAAAAATGAGTAAGATCTTGaaagggaaataaaaaataaaaaagagaagtaAAATATGTAGGAAAAATCTTTGACTTACAATCTTCATGAAGGTAGGCAAGCCCTTTAGCGGATCCAAGTGCAATTCGCATTCTAGTAGGCCAATCCATCGTAGGCATGCCCTTTCCTGCATGTGACCATCAAATACATTAGCCAATACTTAACTAgacaaaataagaattaaatgtTGGAAACTATACTATGCAACTTATTGGTTTCACAAGTGTGTGACCTTTAGTTATTTTCTACTTGTCCTACACTTTACACATGATttcataaaatcatacatattTTCCCGATCTAAATCAAGCAGATTTTTCGTAAAAAATATTTGCATCAGCATGTTTTATTCCGTATGGGTAGAAAAAGAATCCAacttgattttcttaaaaaagaatcagaaccaagtcaattaaaaataatcatacatCAATCAAAACCATACATAAGCAATATACTTACCATGAAGGTGATGTTCCAAAGTCGAATTGGGAACAAATTCATAGACCAACATTCTTTGCCCCCCACAAATGCAATATCCAACAAGTGACACAAGATGGCGATGATGAACACGGCTAATGATTTCAATCTCAGCTTGGAACTCACGCTCTCCTTGGCCACTACCCGCTTTAAGACTCTTAACAGCCACTTCCTTTCCATTAGGCAAAATTCCCTTGTGGACATAACCAAAGCCACCTTGTCCTATGATGTTCTCATTGGCAAAACCTTTGGTGGCAGCTGCAAGTTCCTCATAAGTGAATGTGCCACCATTGGCGTTGAGTGCAAGAGAAAGGCCTGGTGAGGAAGAACTCATTCCCAATGAGTAATTGGAGCTCATTTCACCACTGCTCATCATAGGATGTGGTGGTGCACCCCAGCCACCACTATGAGGACCCATTCCCATACCCATCCCCATTCCCATTCCCATTCCCAttccttgttgttgttgtaccCTCATAACATGGTCACCCCCATGAGGACCTGAACCTGCTTGCCAACTAGGGAGAGGGTGTTGCCCACTGTTGTAATAGTTACTCGCTGTGCAAATTATTTTGTAGCCAGTTAGCTAAAGgggaaaaaatccaaaattctTTGAAACAATATTATAGTGTTAATAAAGAAAGTTCTTGTTCCGAAGTACAAACAAGTTTAAGGATTAACTATCAAAGTTCATTGTTCTAAGTTCTTCCAAAacgattttcttttaataaatgaCAAAACAGTCATTCGTAATGTCATGTAAGAGTGTATAATGTCAAATATATATGATGAGCATTATAGTTTTCGTGTACTATACTATAgcttttatatttgttaattgtTCATTAAATATGACTAAGAAGAGCACTAATTAGACACAAACTTCACtattaattgaaattatcaaattatgaaagaaataaaaaatagcactaaaaaaattataatttttaatgaatttcgttaataataaaaaatatgttaaaaaatgttttaaaagtgTATTACTAATATTTCTTTATAACTATTTAGCATAATATATTCCACCTCTATATATTAAGTTTAGACAAACATTTCTTTtaatcatattatatttattaactaaAGCAATATTGATCATCTGTATGTATAGTTAAGTGACAAAAATTAACTCCTCTAAGTGCTTAGGTTGTCAATGCTCGTATGTTTCCAATAGATAAGTAGAATTATTAAAAGGCATATTGATAACCAATATCTTTAATGCATtgattgattaagaaattaaaaatagaatgagcaaaattatattttttatgatttttattatactcttttataactttcataataaacatttttttattttaattctttaatcaatATCTTAAACGCACTAATTAACATGgtccttataaaaaataatgttttagacAATTGTTACCTTTTCCTTGAGAAGGATCTGGATAATAATACTTTTGCTTTCGTTTTTTCTTCTTGCACCTCCAAATGAAACACACAATGACTAGCACAAGAAGAACAAACCCTACTCCAATCCCAGCTCCCATTGCTGCTTTATCACCACTGTCATTGTTTGAACCCGATGATTTCGCATTCAATGATTTATTTGGCGAATCTTTTCCCGATGTTGGAGTATTGTGTCTCTCCATTGAAGGAGGGGACATTGAGGAACTTTTGTGTGACCCATTGGAGTTATCGGGCGTGGAGTTATCAGGCGTAGAATTATCAGGTGTGAAATTGTCGGGAATGGAATTATCAGGAGTGGCATCATCAGGGGTGGAGTTATCGGGAATGGAATTATCGGGAGTGGCATCATCAGGGGAGGAGTTATCGGGAGTGGAATTATGGGGAGCAGAGTTATGAGGGGAAGACATTATTGATTTCTCTGGGTTCCGGcgaaatattttatatgttaaaaattacTGCAATATCGCCGGAACACCAGTTTTTCCCCTATCTCTTTCTTCTCACAATAGTTGAGCCCTGccgatgatataaaaaaaattatcaacaacaaagtagatattaattttgtttgcaATTTGAAATGTTGTGACATGCGTTTTAATGTAAATctaaaggataaaaacaaaatgaacatAAAAACAAGATGTATGATCCGTTGGTAAAATTACTTTCGCTTCAAACACAATTTTGTAACAGATTCCTAAACATATTAATCTTATCCCTATTAGATGACGTCGAATACATGAATCACATGATGTGATTCTCAATAcggttaaaaatcaaaattttcgaTCCATAAAAACGAATGGTTTATTCCCAGTTAGATTGTGGGGTTTGGGAAGAACAGTTttgcagaaaaaaataaaatattacctGGAAGGAGGCCAATAAGAATTCTcgaaagaaggaaagggaagaaACTATTGCATAGGAAAAGAAATATTGTAATACAAAAGGAACCAACCGTTCCTAAGAATCCTCTCAATGCACCTCCAACAAAGGAGGGCTTCTGCCACCTTTTACTTAGTTTAAGTCATTTATAGACCATACCATTTtctggttggtgttttttttatcatcaacaaccatTATTTGCTTTGAGGACTCATTTAACAGAACAAATATTAACCAGAAATAGCTTCTAACCTCGAAATATAtccatttatatataaatgttttataACATTTTCTTCACTACGtattttagatattttgtttggataaattaacAAACATAATGGAAAATTATTTTACCTATTAGCATATCATATAGTTATGAACATTATTAACTTCCACAAAAAATGAGtggttaatgaaaaaaaaatgctattcaACCTGAGGTTTTGCTTAATTTCCCCGTGCCCATACAAGGTAAAATTTCCTCATCattatgtattttctttttagtgaagagactttttttttgtgaagcattatgtgtttttttatattgactttatatttttcaaagttTTTGTTAGTCTTTACCCACTACTCAAATTTTCGAATTCCTAATGTACCCATCATGTAGTTGTCACTTGTCATTGTTCCCTTGACGAGTATTATATATTTGCTctcaattttatgatttattataaatctatatttattttctctttcatttcatttccatcttctttcaattattttatcatttttttatttttttttcttatttatctttttttctctgttcTAACTCATCCCAAAATAGGTAacgtttaaattattttttgtggtATTTACTATTCACTATTCACTCTATTGACTCTACCGTGTAGTTTTGATTCCCACCACATAACCTCAATGAAATTTGTTGATGTTTTCATGTTGGACATATTAAAATGAGATAACGCAGCAGCGTAACTTGAGCTAATTACcatttttattctttgtttgaaaagttaaaaatcaattggaaaaAATGTCAATTCTTCAGGATTTTATTTTAGCATTGGCTCAAAAACAAGTAATTTAAATCATTCTTATTAATTTGCCTTTGTAAAAGATGTACTTAATACATTTTTCGTCATTGGTCATAGAGAAATGACATTATAAATCCAAACacattttgataattaatttgggGAGTTCTTTATTTATCTACTAGATCTAAAttgtttaagaatttaattaatatctatcaaataattttttggtaaaaggaaacgagagcaaaatttaatataacttaatgtaattaatttcataGCAGAGGAATAGCTAGGGATAAAAATATCTCAAACAGCTAGACATATGACCTAGCTTTCCACAGGCACACATCACACCatatattttcacaaaataGGTCAAATCAAGATTTTTagtaaattgtatttaattaaatacGTCAAATCCTTAAATCATTCAAAAAGTTTTATAGACCTACCATACttgcttatttaaaaaatgtttagatATATTTAAGATCACATTCTAAATGATCGAATTTTGTTGAgtttttaataagatttttttttgttttgagtttatgatatattaaaatttttattttgagtttatGACATCAGTTAAATGATGACATGTCATtctataaattgatttttctcATGTTATCAATGATTATTATGGTATCACATTATCATTTAACTGAAGacagaaattcaaaataaaagttttcATACATCATGgacccaaaataataaaaaaattattagaaactcaacaaaattcaatcatttatcataaacattaaacatatttaagtgtttaaaaaatcataaataaaaattcattgttggtattattattattctctcttatttcaaaattattgatgTTTAAGATTTTCAAAGAGACCCATATAATAAGTATTCCAAGaaaactaatatttattaagagacaattttattaaaatatccttattttctatcttaatttcagtaaatatattattaaatcttTCAggataacattatttattataacacaaaattagaataaatatttaaatatttttttctctttttctcatcTTCTCTGAATCTCTATATATTATCTAGAGTTGTCAAATGAGCAACACAGGTTAGCCTAACCTGTTGGCCAGTGGGCCCGGACCAAATTAGctgatttatttttgtaattaaaacgtcttctgtataaaaaataaaaaataaaaaataaaacttagtcACTTTATTGCTCTATGGCTAGCACAGGACCAAAGGCAGCTGTTTGTATTGTTGTGCCACCTAAGATGCTTCACGACTCACCAGCATAATAAGCTCCCACCAAATCAAAAGACATGATATGAGCAACAACAATCGCGTGAAAGCTGAACCATGGCATATTGAGCCTACACCGCTCCCTCGCTCGCTCAACATTACATTGCGTGTGCCTCACGCGAGAATTTAGGTTTGTCTGAGAAGTCACAAGTAAAAATGGTGAGCTTATTGGATTCTATTCCAATTAGCTTGGTTCCAATGAGGGAAAACAAACTCAATGCCATAAACAATACTCATCTCACCGTCCAATTTGAAGATCAGGACCACGTGGCAAGTTGTAAAATTCATGTGTATTGGAGAGATAAAACCATCAAAATTCCGTCAATTTTTTGTTAGATAAAAACAATTGCAAGCATAAACCGAGGGCCCCCCCATTGGCACATTGCATGGCAGTTGACTAGTCTTACAGGACCAAGTTTTGcgcattgttatcatcaaaataaatgtGAGGCAGAAATTGGAATAATTCCACGTAACAGCAATAATTTATGACCTAGCCACGTCATTACTACAATAggcaccaaatttgatcgaTAGGAATCATTTTCAtcataagaaagaaagaactaTCTACAGGTGTTTTTACaagctttttcctttttctcccacCAAAAAAGTACTCTCAATAAACTAGaggattttgaaaaacaaaaaaaaattgaaaaggttCCCACCCTTTCCCTCCAAGCACCAGCCAGTTCCTTTACAAGCCAACAACACCAGCATCGAGCACATGACCGAGCGGTAAACCTCTGATAACTgccatttgaatatttaatagaGTAACGGCTCTATGTGAAAGGCAAGAGGGAAAAAACACTAACGACTTTTTGAACTAAACACATTTCCACCCAACatacaattcttttttttttcccctaaTATGTCCTCTGTTCATGAGAGAGCTAAATTCCTAAAAACTAATCAATCGTTCTTCTATCTAAAACTGAGGTTTCCCTGCTTCCAACACATGGAAGCCTGAAACAGAACAAGAACattgatatatataatagaagTCAATGATGCTTCTTGGGTGACTTCGTGAATGCTACCACATCGTCATCGTCGTCCACGTCCTCTTCATCATCCCTCTTCCTCTTGTGGGAAGAGTCAGGAGGAGGCAACACCTGATCATCGTCGTCGTCATCAACTTCATCCTCCTCTTCACCATCGTCATCATTTCCACCATCCACATCAGCTCCTCCAGCATTGAGAGCATCAGACTGTCCAACTGGCTGAACAAGATACCCAGCACCATAGTCTTCTTCCTGTCATTACAGCAAAAATTCCATAGTTTGATTAAAAAACTGAGACATACTCATGAATAAAAATCaggaaaaaaacaacaaaataaaacaaaaagtcaaaagacaataaaaataaaaatcaggaAATCACCAGCTTAACCAAATCACCAATCGTAGTTTCTTATTTCTTATGTTTTAGTAAACCAACTCACTCACAGCACATGGACATTCTATATTCTATCCTTTAACATTTTATTACCAGCcaaatcattcaaaattttcTTGCAAAATCCATGTATTATAACAGTTTAGGACAAAAAAACCAAAGCAGGgaaattcaaaaactaaaatgatcATCAATCATTCTGGACTCTTGTCTAGAGAATCATAGCACAAAAAAATAAGCAGATCATAACAATATATTATATAGTATCttagttttgatatattattatttagtatAGTCTACAACCAAAATAAGCTTACAGAAGCATCAGAGCAGAAGTAGCACATGGAACAACAAAATCTCAGGAAACAGTTTTCGACCAAATGATACATGTCCCCAACGTAGCACATCAAAATCCTGatcctaaaaaaataactttggtACAACAAACATATTACAACAAAACATGTTAAGACCCctaaaaagacaaacattaCAATCCTGAAGTAATCAAAATCAACATTCAAACAAATCGGGACTGCCAAACACATGTCATTGAAGAGAATAATACTAAAAAAGACACAACAAATTTCCTATAATCAAAAAGAAGAATTCcacagaataaaaatacatggaattaccaaaaaaaaaatacacaaactcTAGAGTTTTCTTGcagacaaattaaaaatatcaaagctATTGACATTCAAAACTGAAATTGCAGCTTATACAGCTATGCTGTTTCTGGTATCTGCAAAAGAAATCATTTTAATCTCAATTCCTGCATCAGATAAATGCTTCAAGGATGAAAAAGGCACTGGTAACTAGACAAATATGCACAAAAAGTGCTTACATTTAGATTTAGATACAAAACAACTACAGGATATCAAAACAACAacacacaataataatacatACTGTTCATCAGATAAGACGGTGACAAATAGCTGAATTAGCGCATTCAAAATCACGGACAGTTGCCACTAGTTGGGTGTAGAACACAAAATATCACAAAGCCCATCCATCCATGCAAAATTGGCAAGGAAAAACCAAGACTACTCATTTAGTTCAAGTACagaacatgcaagacacaagtCGTCCAAATACCACACAAAAGATATAAAAACACATGatgcaaataaattaaatcaaacaaacaaaagttcAAATCCATTTAGCAAAAAGCATCagtcaacaaaaatttcataaatatcaAGAGCAACCAAAACCATCTCTTCTTCAGCAATCTGACAACATCAAAACATGACACCAAATAGAAGCCATTAgcacaaaaatatacaaaaatcaGGAAGGACAGACATCAACAAAACATGCATAAGTAAACAAGCATGCAATAAACAAAAGTCACAAATCAGAAGGGTTATCTCACTTCATCGTCATCTTCAAACTCCCCATCATCTTCGACCCCCATCTCATCCTCCCCAGTCTCCCCATTATCATCCTCATCCCCATCCTCCTCCCCCTGCTCATGCCCATCAATCTCCCCCTCAGTACTCGTCAGCCTCCCGGTACTCTCGGGTTCCGCAAAATCACCCTCGTCGTTATCcacctcttcctcctcctcatcaTCATCCTCGTCATCGTCCTCGTCATCGTACTCCTCCACTCCATCCTCATCATCACTATCTTCAATCTCATGAACCTCCACCACATCATCGTCATCCCCCTCCTCCTCATCAATCTCCTCCCCGGAATCATCCTCGTCATCCTCCTCCTCCACGTCGTCACCCTCGACGGGCGCAACCCGAAAACCGTTCTCCCGGTGGCCCTCCCCATTAACAACCATCCGCCTCGACGACTCCGTCTCCTCCTCATCCGCGTCACTCTCCTCCTCATCATCAGCATCAACAACACCATCAGCGCCCTCACTGTGCCCATTGTTAATCCCAAACGGACGATCCTCCTCACCTCCGTCAATCTCGCCGCTCCCGGGGTCATCCTCTTCtaactcctcctcctcctcctcgtcCTCATCCTCGTCCTCGTCGTCACTCTCGGGCCTCTCGTTCTCCTCCGCATCCATCTTGTCCAAGTACTTCAACGACTTGATCAACCCGAAAACCCTAGATCGATAGTCCTTCACGCGCGTCACGGGGCACTCGTACAGATCCAGCGAGACCAGCTTCACCTGCGCGAGGGGCGCGAGATCCTCAATGTACTGAATCCGATTGTTCGACAAATCGAGGTCGCGCAGCGAATCCAGCCCCGCCTGCACGAGAAACTCCAGCCCG from Glycine soja cultivar W05 chromosome 16, ASM419377v2, whole genome shotgun sequence harbors:
- the LOC114390457 gene encoding proline-rich receptor-like protein kinase PERK4; its protein translation is MSSPHNSAPHNSTPDNSSPDDATPDNSIPDNSTPDDATPDNSIPDNFTPDNSTPDNSTPDNSNGSHKSSSMSPPSMERHNTPTSGKDSPNKSLNAKSSGSNNDSGDKAAMGAGIGVGFVLLVLVIVCFIWRCKKKKRKQKYYYPDPSQGKASNYYNSGQHPLPSWQAGSGPHGGDHVMRVQQQQGMGMGMGMGMGMGMGPHSGGWGAPPHPMMSSGEMSSNYSLGMSSSSPGLSLALNANGGTFTYEELAAATKGFANENIIGQGGFGYVHKGILPNGKEVAVKSLKAGSGQGEREFQAEIEIISRVHHRHLVSLVGYCICGGQRMLVYEFVPNSTLEHHLHGKGMPTMDWPTRMRIALGSAKGLAYLHEDCSPRIIHRDIKASNVLLDQSFEAKVSDFGLAKLTNDTNTHVSTRVMGTFGYLAPEYASSGKLTEKSDVFSFGVMLLELITGKRPVDLTNAMDESLVDWARPLLNKGLEDGNFRELVDPFLEGKYNPQEMTRMAACAAASIRHSAKKRSKMSQIVRALEGEASLEDLKDGMKLKGSGNGNSSAYPSSYGSSEYDTMQYNADMIKFRQAIMSSQEFNDSSELSSKEMSYH
- the LOC114389608 gene encoding acidic leucine-rich nuclear phosphoprotein 32-related protein-like; translated protein: MRHRISYLMDEIWERAMETALDGEKDHAAARTLTLDGAVKCVQGRLPPPSLLERFQNLQHLSIANVGVSSLEQFPRLRNLQKLNLSDNRIAGGLEFLVQAGLDSLRDLDLSNNRIQYIEDLAPLAQVKLVSLDLYECPVTRVKDYRSRVFGLIKSLKYLDKMDAEENERPESDDEDEDEDEEEEEELEEDDPGSGEIDGGEEDRPFGINNGHSEGADGVVDADDEEESDADEEETESSRRMVVNGEGHRENGFRVAPVEGDDVEEEDDEDDSGEEIDEEEGDDDDVVEVHEIEDSDDEDGVEEYDDEDDDEDDDEEEEEVDNDEGDFAEPESTGRLTSTEGEIDGHEQGEEDGDEDDNGETGEDEMGVEDDGEFEDDDEEEDYGAGYLVQPVGQSDALNAGGADVDGGNDDDGEEEDEVDDDDDDQVLPPPDSSHKRKRDDEEDVDDDDDVVAFTKSPKKHH